In [Mycobacterium] stephanolepidis, the genomic window GAAGGCATTGGGCCACGCCTACGGCGGCGGTTCGCAGTACTACTCGATGTGGGTCGTGGGAAGCGAAAAGCCCGCAGGGAATGGGAGTAAGGCATGAGCCTCGCCGATGAAGCGGGCAAGCGTTCCCGTGCAGCCGTCGAAGCCCGCGACAAGCAGGCCTGGGTCGACAACTTCGCCGAAGACGGCGTGGTGCAGGATCCGGTGGGTCCGTCGCCGTTCGATCCCGAGGGCAAGGGGCATCGCGGCAAAGAGGCCATCGCGGCTTTCTGGGACAACATCATTGCCCCCACCGAGAATCTGGATTTCATCTTCGACGCCACCTACGACTGCGGCACACATCAGGCCAACGTGGGCCGGATCGTCACCACGATGAACGGCTACCAGATGACGGCCGAGGGTGTGTTCACCTACGAAGCCGATGACGAGGGCAAGCTCGTCGTACTTCGCGCATACTGGGAGTTCGACAAGGTCGCCGGGACCGCGAAGAAGGTCTGACTCCGCAGAACCACATAAAGACCCCCGCGCTCGCAGCGACGGGGGCCTTTATGTCTTCGCGCTAAGAGGCCTGGCGACCGGCGCTGATCATCTCCTCGCGCGGTACCACTTTGATGCGTTCGCGGCCCTGTTCCTCGCCGAGGGCTACCTCGTGAGCATCGAGCCGTTCCCACTCCTCCCACGTGGTGTAGTCAATCCCGCTTCCCCGTAGATGCGCGAAAATCGCATCGGGGTCGGAGATTTCGGCGGGTTGAATACCCGGGAGGTCTGACAGCAGGCCGGAAATCGTCTCGGCGGCATCGGATTTGGTGTGTCCGATCAAGCCCACAGGCCCGCGCTTGACCCAGCCCGTGACGTAGGTCGATTCGACCGGGATTCCGTCGATATCGAGCACCCGCCCGGCGTCGTGCGGGACAACCCCGGCGTGGTGGTCGAACGGCAGATCCGCCAGGTGCGAGGAGATGTAGCCGACCGCGCGGTAGACCGCCTGCACCGGCCAGTCGGTGTATTTGCCTGTGCCCCTTACATTTCCGTCGCCTATCAGCTCGGTGCGCTCGGTGCGCAGGGCTTCCACCCGGTCGATTCCCAGCACGGCCGCGGGCGACTGGCACAGGTGGATGTGGATGCGATGCGGGGCGCCGGTGGGCTCGGTGTCCAGGTACTTCATCATGGTGTCGACGACGAGCTTGGTGGCCTTACTGGAATTGATGGCCTGCTGGCTGCCCTCGTCGATCTCAAACCCCTCCGGGTGCACGACGACATCCACACTCGGCGAGTGGGACAGCTCGCGAAACTCCATGGGGCTGAACTTGATCTGCGCCGGACCGCGCCGCGCGAAGACATGCACGTCGGTGGCCTGGTTCAGCGCCAGGCCCTGATAGACGTTGGCGGGGATCTCGGTGCTTAGCTGTTCGTCGGCGGGTTTGGCCAGCATGCGCGCGATATCCAGGGCCACGTTCCCGGCACCCAGCACCGCGACGCTCTTGGCTGTCAGCGGCCAGTCCCGTGGGACATCGGGATGACCGTCGTACCAGGAGACGAAGTCGGCGGCGCCATAGCTTTCCGGAAGGTCGATACCGGGGATGTCGAGGTCACGGTCGGCGCGCGCGCCGGTCGAGAAGATCACCGCGTCGTAGAAGCGCCGTAGATCCGAGAGCTTGATGTCGGTGCCGTAGTGGACATTGCCGAAGAACCGAATCTCGTCACGCGAGAGCACCCGGCGCAGCGCCTTGATGATCTCCTTGATGCGGGGATGATCGGGGGCCACGCCGTAACGCACCAACCCATAGGGCGCGGGCAGCCGATCGAACACATCGACCTGCGCCTGCTCGTACTCCTTGGTGAGGATGTCGGCGGCGTAGATACCGGCCGGACCTGCGCCGATAACCGCGACTCGAATCTTCCTCATGCCATCCCCTTTGATTCGGACATTGATTAGGTAAGGCAAGCCTAAAAAGAATTCCGAAGAAAGTGGGGCGCACGTCCAGAGATCCTGGTCACACTCCCGATCGCATCTCAGTAGCCTGAACGCGTGCTCATCGCGCTCATCCTCATCGGCGTACTCGTCGCGGTTCCGCTCGTCCTATTCACACTGCTCGTGGCCGGTATCCGGATGCAGATCCCCGCGATACTCAACGCGATCCGCCGGTTCAATCGCGCCGTGACCAACCCGAGAGTGATGGCAACCGCCGGTACCGCATCCACATCAACAGCGGTCATCCACCACACCGGCAGGAACAGCCGACGTGCCTACGAGACTCCGGTCGAGGCCTTCGACACACACGAGAACACCGTGCTCATCCTCTTGCCGTACGGCGCGAACGCCGACTGGGTTCGCAATGTCATCGCACAGGGCGGCGCCGAATTGGTCCGGGCCGGGGAAACTCTGCGCCTTACCGACCCACGCGTGGTCCACACCGACGAGGTGCGTGCCCAGCTGCCCGCCAAGGAATTGCGGATGCAGCGGGTGTTCAACGTGCCCGACTGCCTGCAGCTGAGCAGGCCGTAGCGGTTACGTGTCCAAACCTTCCAGGTAGCGCTTCCCCAGTGCCTGGTACGCAGCGGGTACACCCTTGGTGAGAAATTCCGCAGGAGTGCCCGCGACGGGTCCCTTGACCTTGGCGGGAGAGCCCATCACCAGCACGTCCTCGGGGATTTGGCTGCCACCGAGTACCAACGAACCCGCGGCCACCATGCTGCGCGAGCCGATGGAAGCGCCGTCGAGCACCGTCGCGTGATTTCCGATAAGGGCGCCGTCACCCACGGTGCAGCTGTGCACCAGGCACATGTGCGCCACCGTGGCTCCCTCACCGATATCGACCGGCATCCCCGGGTCGCTGTGCAGCACCGACCCATCCTGGATGTTGGCGCCCGCCCGGATCACAATCGGCGCGTAATCGGCGCGGATGACCGTGTTGAACCAGATCGAAGCGCCGGCTTCCACCGTGACATCTCCGATGAGACAGGCGGTCGGCGCGACGAACGCCTCCGGGTGGACGCTCGGGCTTTTTCCGTCGAGTGAGTACAAAGGCATGCGCAGACCCTAACCAAGGGCCTTATTTCCGCTTGTGGCAGGCACATTTCTTGCGCCCCGGGGGGCCAAAACTGTAACATGTTCTAGTTGAAGATGGTCGCCACAGCGACCAGCATCGAAACACTGGAGGCAGCCCCGCCATGAGCACAGATACCGCAGGAATCGGCGTTCGCGAGATCGACGTCGGCGAGCTTCCCACGCGCTATGCCCGTGGATGGCACTGCCTGGGCGTCGCAGAATCGTTCAGGGACGGAGAGCCGCACGCTATCGACGCGTTCGGCACCAAGCTGGTCGTGTTCGCCGACACCCAGGGCGATATCAAGGTCCTCGACGGATACTGCCGCCACATGGGCGGCGACCTCTCCCAGGGCAGCATCAAGGGCGACAACGTCGCCTGCCCGTTCCACGATTGGCGCTGGGGTGGCGACGGCAAGTGCAAGCTGGTGCCCTATGCCAAGCGCACCCCGAAGCTGGCCCGCACCCGCAGCTGGACTACCGACGTCAAGAGCGGCCTCCTCTTCGTCTGGCATGACGCCGAGGGCAACGGCCCGACGGATGATGTGGAGATTCCGGAAGTTCCGGAATTCGCCGACGACGGCTGGACCACCTGGGACTGGAACACCATCGTCATCGAGGGTTCCAACTGCCGCGAAATCGTGGACAACGTCACCGATATGGCGCACTTCTACTACATCCACTTCGGATTCCCGACGTTCTTCAAGAATGTCTTCGAAGGACATATCGCTTCGCAGTACCTGCGTACCGTCGGCCGTCCCGATGTGCAGCTCGGTGGTTCCTCGCAGTACACCGGCGAGCAGATCCTCGATTCGGAAGCCTCGTACTTCGGGCCTTCCTTCATGATCAACTGGCTGCACAACAACTATGGCGGCTACAAGGCCGAGTCGATTCTGATCAACTGCCACTACCCGATCGACCAGAATTCCTTCGTGCTGCAGTACGGCGTCATCGTGCAGAAGCCCGAGGGCATGGACGAGAAGATGACCGGCAAGCTCTCGCGCGCCATGACCAAGGGTGTGGGACAAGGCTTTCTGCAGGACGTCGAGATCTGGAAGAACAAGACCCGTATCGACAACCCGCTGCTGGTCGAGGAGGACGGCGCCGTCTACCAGATGCGCCGGTGGTACTCGCAGTTCTACGTCAACAAGTCCGACGTCACGGCGGAGATGACGGACCGCTTCGAGCTCGAGATCGATACCAGCAAGGCCAACGAGTTCTGGCATGGTGAGGTCGACGAGAACCTGAAGCGGCAAGCGGACGAAAAGGCTTCCGCAGAAGCTCAAGCCGAGGCCGAAGCTCCCGCCGAGGCGACTCAAAGCTAGTGCGATGACTGAAGTTTCAGCGGGGTCTTCCTTGACTGAGAAAAATACCAGCCCTCCCAGCGTGGAGGAGCTGGCTCAGTCGATGCTGGCACTGCATGGTGCCCACGGCGAAGACGAGGCTCACGAATCCGCTGGATCGGGCAGGCCAAACGGCCAGTGGTCGAAGGCTCCCGCGTTCGAACACAATCCGGAGCAGGCCGCACTTCTGCACGAGGCGACCGAGAGTGACAAGCAGCGGTATCTGACCTCCGGCCTGCAGGAGGTCGATTGCCGGTTCTGCCACGGCTCGGTGATGGTCAAGAAGCTGGGTATCAACCACACTGCCGTGCAGTGGAATACCGAAGCAGCCGGGCGATGCGCCTACTTCGCACAGATGCGCGAGGAAGGCACGAACACTGCGCGGGTGCGCGGGTGCCCGCGGCTGTCCGACAGCATCGCGCATGCCGTCGCCGAGGGGTGTCTCGACCCGATCTGCACGGCACCCCCACCCGGAGACGGCTGAGCTAGAGCTCCAGCAGGACGGTCACCGGGCCGTCATTGATCAATTCGACCTGCATGTGCGCCCCAAACACCCCCGCCTCCACGTGTGCGCCGAGGTTGCGCAGGGCATCCGCGAATGCCGCGACGATGGGTTCGGCGACATTTCCGGGCGCCGCCGCGTTCCACGCCGGACGGCGCCCCTTCTTCGTGTTGGCATACAGCGTGAATTGACTGACTACCAGTACCGGGGCACCTAGGTCGGCAGCAGACTTCTCATCATCGAGAATGCGCAGCTGCCACAGTTTTTCTGCGAGTTGTGCGGCCTTGTCGGCATCGTCGTCGTGGGTGACACCCACCAAAGCCAACAGTCCCTGGCCTTCGGGGCGGATCGCACCGACCACCTGCCCGTCGACGGACACGGCTGCCGAAGCGACTCGCTGCACCAGAACTCGCACGTTACGACCCTATCAGCGCCGCCAGTTTTCCGCCTGTGCCCGAATCTCCACGAATGCCGTTGTTTCCCAGAGGTTTCCACGCCGAAGTGGCCCTATTGCCCACATCGGCACCGCTCCAGGCAGCAGCCTTCCTTCAGTGTCGGTGTCCAACCCGAGGTTCAGTGGGCCGGGTCGCGCCAGGCCGTCGGCAAGGAGTTGGCTCCACAACCGATCGGCACCTGCGGTGAGATCGTATTGCGGCCCGGTGCAATTGATCACCGCGCACACGTGGAGCACCTGCCCTGTCGACAACGTCACGGCGACTCCGGAACCCGATGCAACAACATCCTGCAGTTCCGCACGATGAACACGCAGTGCACCTTCGGCGATATCCCCGTCGATCTGCGCGGCAGTGCGCGGCGCCATCCGATGACGGTGGATGTCCCACTGCCTGCGATACGTTCGCAGGAAGTACTCGCGTTCACCGATGCTCATCGCGGCCCAGAGCGCGCCGGCCTGAGGGCGCAGCGCATCCACGGCCGCACACATGTCGCCGCCTTCGGATATCACGTCCCGGACATAACGCACGGCCTGCTCCAGTACATCGCCACGCTCAATAACGAACGCCGGAGCCCGCGCCGGAGGGTGTGGATCCACTCGATGTGCTCTCGGGAGCAGCCCACCACGGGATATCGCATGCAGGATTCGTCCCGGCCGTCGCAGCGTGCAGGCCAGATCGGCCATCGTCAGACCGGTTCCGACCAGAAGCAGATCGCCATCCTCGGGAAGGTTGTCGAGTGTGCCCGGGCGCCAGCACCACGGTGTCGGCGTGCACCTCGTCGCCATTGCATAAAGCAACCGAGAGTTCGCCATCGTGCCGAGTCACCGCGACGGCGCGGTGATGGACTCGAGTCACCCGAGCATCGCGTGCTCCTTCGAAGGCAGTGGAGAGGTAACGTCCGAGCAGCTCTCGCGGAACGAAATCCTCAGCGCTCATCCCTGGTAGGCCGTTTTCAGCAAGCCAGGCCACAAAATCTGACGGCTCGGCGGCATCGACACTGAGCTTGCCCGCCGGAACATTGAGAAGATGACGCGGATCTGTGGTGCGGTAGGGAACTCCTGGCCCGGTGCTCCTATCGGGGTCGATTACCGTCAGATGAAGCGCCCCGAGGGCATCGCGCCGCAGTAGATGCAGGGCGACAAGCGTTCCCGCCGCGCCGGCGCCCACTACGGCGACACGGGTCACAGTCCCGCGAAGCGCTCCATCACCACTTCTTTACTCAGCCCATAGTCGGCGAGCGAGTAGACATGCTTGGGCGCGCGCGGGCCCTTTTGACTCTCGTCGTTCATCTTCTGCATCTCCACCAGAGCTGACGCCGACAGCTCCAATCCAAAGTGTCGGTATATGGATTCAACGGTGCCGATCGGATCGGAGATGAAGTCGAAGTAGTCGACATCGCAGAACTGCGCCTCGTCGTACTTGGTGCGCGCGGATTTGAACGACTCCAGGCCCCGGGCCCAGGTATCCAGCTGATCAGCGCCGAGGGTGGCACCGACAAAGGTCTGCGACCAGCCTGCCGTCGCATGCTCGTTGAGCGAGCAGACCGAGGCAATGATGGTCTCGGCGGGGCGGTGCGTCTGGATGACCAATGCATCCGGGTACACCTCCATGAGCGCATCAAGGGCGAAAAGATGACTCGGATTCTTGAGCACCCAACGCTTTTCGATGTCATTGAGACCGATCAGCTGCAAGTTGGCCTTATAACGGCGGTACGCCGGGGTCCAGTCCTGCTGCGACAACCACTGTGCGTAGGAGGGCACGTGCGCAAGACACTCATACGAAACCGAGTGCACCGACTGTCGCAGAAGCTGCCAGCATTCCTCGACCTCGGTGGCCGACATGTAATGCAGGCCCATGAATTCCGGGTTCTCCACATGATGCTTGGAGAACTGCGCCTCCAACTGTTGGTACACCGGCTTGGCATCCCAGGTATCGCGCGCCGGTCGAGGCTGTGGGAAGTCGGCCAGCCACATCTCCAGCCCCTGATGCATCGGATCAGCGTTGAGGAGGCGGTGCAGCGCGGTGGTGCCCGTGCGCGGTAGACCGGTGACAAAGATGGGCCGATCGATGGCGACCTGCGCGTGGTCGGGGTGCGCTTTGAAGGCCGCTTCGCTGAGTAACCGTGCGCCCAGCGCACCACGCAGGAACACCCGAGACATCTTGGAGCCCAACGGGGTAAGACCGGCTTCGCTGTGATAGGAGTCGAGCAGCACCCCGAGCGCTTCACGGTAGTTGTCGACGGACCCGTCCCCGAAGTCGTCCAGTCCGATCAGCCGCGTGGCCGACTCGTGCAGGTCGTCGACGGTGCCGACGCTGGTGCGCTCTGTGTTTGATTCCAGACTCATGTGAATTCTCCTTGTGGCTAAGCGTGGAACTCGCCGCAGTTGACATCGAGGGCCTGGCCGGTGATCCCGCTCGCCAGGTTGGACGCAAGGAACAGCACGGCGTTGGCCACCTCATCGGTGGTCGGTAGCCGTTTGAGATCGGAGTTCGCGGCCGTGTATTCGTAAATCTGCTCGACGGTGCCGCCATACTTCTTGGCCTGATGCTCGAAGTAGCCCTTGAGGTTCTCACTCCACATGTATCCGGGTACCACCGAGTTCACCCGAACTCCCTGCGGTCCTAATTCGGTGGCCAACGATTGGGACATGGCCAGCAGCGCGGACTTGGCGATCTTGTAACTGCCGTAACGAATCTGCGAGTGCCGGATGACCATCGAGTTGATGTTGACCACCGCCCCGTTCGATTGGGCGAGCGCGCTCGCAAAGCCCTGCGTCAGCCGCAGCGTGCCGACCACCGTGAGTTCGACGCTATCGCGAATATGCTGATAGTCCGTCTTCTCCAGAGATTTCATCGAAGGAATGCTGAAGGCGTTGTTGACAAGGACGTCGATGCTTCCGAAGGTTTCGGTGGCACGTTCGACAAGGTTGGCGACACTGGCCTCATCGGTGATATCCGTGGCCACCGCAAGGGCCTTGCGCCCGGTAGCGGTGATCTGTTCGGCCGCCTCGTCGAGGCGCGATTGGGTGCGTGCCGCGAGAACGACATCGGCACCGGCCGCGGCGAACTTGGTGGCCAGTGCGCCGCCCAGCCCCGGGCCGATACCGGACACCACGACAACCTTGCCGTCAAAGTCGAGGAGACTCATCAGCCCAACATCCTTGCCCCGATGGCGGTCTGGCGTTCGGCAATGCGACTGCACCAACCCTCCGCGCTGATCTTATTCAGCGCGTAATGCGGCAGTTTCGCGGGGACATCACCGATTGCGACCACCTCGACCGTCGGACCATCGGCGGCCGTAAGCGTACGGTCGGCCCGCTGCCACCGGAACTGGAGGTATGCACGGCGATGCCCCAGAGTCTCAATCCAGTTGGCGACACCGGGATTGGCGTTACTCACCACCATTCGGATGTTGCCATCCGGGTCAACCTGAGCCTGGCTGGAATTCAGCGAGGTCTGATGGTTGATGTAATCGAGCGAGATGTACCACAGGCTTCCGAGCTGAAAACCCTGATACGGCGCATCGGACTTGGGGACGGTGATGATCATCGCCTGGTCGTCGGCCAGGTCATAGTGCCCCACCGAGGAGAACTGGGTGGCCAGACCACCGGGCGTGAGTCGCGGCTCGGTCATGGTGTTGACGGGCAGATTGTCGTAGAACCATTTGGGGAATTGCAGCCACGTCTTGACGCGGTTCACCAGCTGCTTACCAGCACTGGCGTAACGCTTTTCGATCTGTTCCTTGGTCAGCGGGGCCGGCGCCGTGCCCGCGGTGTCCACCCGCGCGATGGCGAGGGTGCCGCGCTGCGCACGCCAGTCGCTGTACACCTCACGCATGACCAGCTGTGCCGGCCCCGGGCCGAGGGTGAAGTAGTTGGGTCGCGATCCACTTGCCGGTCCGGGGCCAAAGCGGACTTCGAAGCTGCCGTCGCTCTCGATATGAATTTCGCGATCATCGAAGGCGATGGCACTTCCCGGCACGTTCTTGTCCGTGTAATCACCGCCGCCGAGCACCTGGAAGCTCAAATCGGCGGTGGTGCCCCGCGTTCCGGTGACCACATACTCGTACTCGCCGTTGACCCGCGCGCCGAAATAGAGGGTGTCGGGGTTGTCCAATCCCATTTTCGTGAACGGCCCCGTGCCGGAAAGAAGGAATGGGTGATCGCGGTCGGTGTGAAACGCCATGTGCGTACAGGCCGCAATCCCCTGCGCCAGATACTGAAGCCCCTCGAGCAGGTCGGCCTCGGTGTCGATGTGGGGTGCGGCCACAATCAGCTCCTCGGCTTCCGCGATCGCGGCGGTGAATGCCTCGCTGTACATGGCGCTCCAGACTGGTACAAATGTGTACCGCAGTGGTAGAATCCCTCCAGACATTAGAGCGCCCCGCCAGGTACGTCAAGAATGTCAGGATCTACACAGGGGCACAGGAGGTTTCGCCGGTGGTCGAGGAACGGGACAACGGGGCAGGCAGGACGTCGCCCCCTACCGAACGCGTGATGGCCGTACTCGATTTCCTGGCGCGGCACCGCACCGAGCGCTTCGGACTTTCCGAATTGGCGCGCCGGTTGGGACTGAGCAAGCCCACCTGCCTGGGCATCGTGACCACCCTGGCCGAGTCCGGGTACCTCATCCGGGACGACCGCGACAAGACGTACAGCCTGGGCCCGGCGCTCATCCGTGTCGGCAGAGCCGCCCAGGAATCGCTGCGTGCCAAGCCCGCGAGCCGCGACCAATTGCTCACGCTTACTCGAGAATTCGGACATACCGCGGCGTTGTCCGCCGTCGTCAGCGATCGGGTCACCGTGCTGGAGGTGGTCAGCGACCCCGACCACCCGGTCCGGGTCGAGGTAGGCCAGAGTTATCCGTTCACTCCACCGGTGGGCCTGATGTTCGTGCTCTGGGACACCGACGAAACCATCGCCTCCTGGCTGGGCAAAGATCCGACCGCGCCCGGCCGGACCGCAGATGATCGACTGCGCAAGGTGATCGAGGAATGCCGCGCCGACGGCTACCTCGTCGAACTGTTGACCCCCGCCGGACGGCAGCTGTACTCACTCATGGCCGGAGTGCCCGGCGACATCCCCAACGAGCTACGCGCCCTCCTCGGCGAGATCGTGTCGGGAATCGGCGAACGGGTCTACCTACGCAGCGAGAATTACACGGTCGGCTCGGGGGCGAAAGTACGCCACCGGGTAAACGTCATGTCGGCACCGGTCTACGACCACAACGGCAAGCAGGCAATGGTCGCTAGCCTCTACATCGGCGATGACCTCACCGACGCGGAGATCACCGTGCGGGCCAAGGCTCTGGTACACACCGCGGACGGAATCACCGAACACATCGGCGGCACCAAGCCCGCTTAGCTCCACCGTTTCTCACCGCCCTTCCCTCTCCGCCGAGTGTGCGCATCACCGCCCACACTCGGCGGTTTTGTCGCCACATCCCATTGACACCTAACGAGAACGCGTTCTAGTCTGGGCTGGACCGAATACGAACCGACACGGTACATATTTGGAACGAGATGGAGTAATCGAATGCCGACATCGCCCGATGTTCTTCGCCCAAGAGGCTCATCACCAGCAGAGTCGTACGAGTTATCGCACTTGAACGCCCTGGAAGCCGAGGCTGTCTACATCTTCCGCGAAGTCGCCGCCACTTTCGAAAGGCCGGTGCTGCTCTTCTCCGGCGGCAAGGATTCCGTGGTCATGCTCCACGTCGCGGCCAAGGCGTTCTGGCCATCGCCGCTGCCCTTCCCCGTCATGCACATCGACACCGGGCATAACTTCGACGAGGTCATCGTCTTCCGCGACGAGACCGTTGGCCGCTACAACCTGCGGCTGGAAATCGGCCGTGTGCAAGACGACATCGACTCGGGTGCCGTCGTCGAGGAGACCGGACCGGGTGCCACGCGCAACCGCCTGCAGACCGCGACCCTGCTACGCAGCATCAACGAGCACCGCTTCGACGCCGTGTTCGGCGGCGCGCGCCGCGACGAGGAGAAGGCCCGCGCCAAGGAGCGGGTGTTCAGCTTCCGTGATGAGTTCGGCCAATGGGATCCGCGCGCACAGCGCCCAGAACTCTGGAACATCTACAACGGTCGCCACCGCAAGGGTGAGCACATCCGGGTGTTCCCGTTGTCCAACTGGACCGAGCTGGATATCTGGCAGTACATCGAATCGGAGAACATCACGCTACCTCCGCTGTACTACGCACATAAGCGCAATGTGGTGGAGCGCGACGGAATGCTATTGGCAGACACTAGGTTCCTCACCCTGCAGCCGGGCGAGGAGCTCGTCGAGAAATCGGTTCGGTTCCGCACGATCGGTGACGCGACGTGCACGGGCGCTGTGGAGTCTGTCGCGTCGACTCCCAGCGCGGTAGTGGAAGAGGTTGCCGCAACCCGCATCACCGAGCGGGGAGCCACCCGCGCCGACGATCGGATCTCCGAAGCCGGTATGGAAGACCGTAAGAAAGAAGGGTATTTCTGATGAGCCCGCAGACTATCGAAACCACCGAACCTGCCCAGGAGCTCATCCGCATCGCCACAGCAGGAAGCGTCGACGACGGCAAGTCCACCCTCATCGGTCGTCTGCTGTACGACTCGAAGTCGATCTTCGCCGATCAGTTGGCCGCCGTGGAAGCCAGCAGCAAGGCCAAGGGAGAGACGCATACCAACCTGGCACTACTCACCGACGGCCTGCGTGCCGAGCGTGAGCAGGGCATCACCATCGACGTCGCGCACCGCTATTTCTCCACGCCCGCACGCAAATTCATCATTGCGGACACCCCGGGGCATGAACAGTACACCCGTAACATGGTGACCGGCGCCTCGACCGCAGACCTGGCGATCATTCTGGTCGATGCCCGCAACGGGCTGACACAACAGACGCGCCGACACGCGTTTATCACCTCGCTGCTCGGTGTCGAGCACGTGGTGCTGTGCATCAACAAGATGGACCTGGTCGACTGGTCACCTCAGCGCTTCGACGAAATCAAAGAAGAATTCCGCAGATTCGCCACCAAACTGGAACTGCATGACCTCACCGTCATTCCGGTGTCGGCACTTCTCGGCGACAACATCGTCACCCGATCCACGAACACTCCGTGGTACGAGGGTCCGTCGTTGTTGCATCATATTGAGCAGGTACATATTTCGTCAGACCGCAACCTGATCGACGCGCGCTTCCCCATCCAGTACGTCATCCGCCCTCAGGGCGGTGCGGCGGCACCGGGCGCCGAGCACATCACCGATCTGCACGACTTT contains:
- a CDS encoding Rieske 2Fe-2S domain-containing protein encodes the protein MSTDTAGIGVREIDVGELPTRYARGWHCLGVAESFRDGEPHAIDAFGTKLVVFADTQGDIKVLDGYCRHMGGDLSQGSIKGDNVACPFHDWRWGGDGKCKLVPYAKRTPKLARTRSWTTDVKSGLLFVWHDAEGNGPTDDVEIPEVPEFADDGWTTWDWNTIVIEGSNCREIVDNVTDMAHFYYIHFGFPTFFKNVFEGHIASQYLRTVGRPDVQLGGSSQYTGEQILDSEASYFGPSFMINWLHNNYGGYKAESILINCHYPIDQNSFVLQYGVIVQKPEGMDEKMTGKLSRAMTKGVGQGFLQDVEIWKNKTRIDNPLLVEEDGAVYQMRRWYSQFYVNKSDVTAEMTDRFELEIDTSKANEFWHGEVDENLKRQADEKASAEAQAEAEAPAEATQS
- a CDS encoding gamma carbonic anhydrase family protein; the protein is MPLYSLDGKSPSVHPEAFVAPTACLIGDVTVEAGASIWFNTVIRADYAPIVIRAGANIQDGSVLHSDPGMPVDIGEGATVAHMCLVHSCTVGDGALIGNHATVLDGASIGSRSMVAAGSLVLGGSQIPEDVLVMGSPAKVKGPVAGTPAEFLTKGVPAAYQALGKRYLEGLDT
- a CDS encoding IclR family transcriptional regulator → MVEERDNGAGRTSPPTERVMAVLDFLARHRTERFGLSELARRLGLSKPTCLGIVTTLAESGYLIRDDRDKTYSLGPALIRVGRAAQESLRAKPASRDQLLTLTREFGHTAALSAVVSDRVTVLEVVSDPDHPVRVEVGQSYPFTPPVGLMFVLWDTDETIASWLGKDPTAPGRTADDRLRKVIEECRADGYLVELLTPAGRQLYSLMAGVPGDIPNELRALLGEIVSGIGERVYLRSENYTVGSGAKVRHRVNVMSAPVYDHNGKQAMVASLYIGDDLTDAEITVRAKALVHTADGITEHIGGTKPA
- a CDS encoding nuclear transport factor 2 family protein, whose protein sequence is MSLADEAGKRSRAAVEARDKQAWVDNFAEDGVVQDPVGPSPFDPEGKGHRGKEAIAAFWDNIIAPTENLDFIFDATYDCGTHQANVGRIVTTMNGYQMTAEGVFTYEADDEGKLVVLRAYWEFDKVAGTAKKV
- a CDS encoding FAD-dependent oxidoreductase is translated as MRKIRVAVIGAGPAGIYAADILTKEYEQAQVDVFDRLPAPYGLVRYGVAPDHPRIKEIIKALRRVLSRDEIRFFGNVHYGTDIKLSDLRRFYDAVIFSTGARADRDLDIPGIDLPESYGAADFVSWYDGHPDVPRDWPLTAKSVAVLGAGNVALDIARMLAKPADEQLSTEIPANVYQGLALNQATDVHVFARRGPAQIKFSPMEFRELSHSPSVDVVVHPEGFEIDEGSQQAINSSKATKLVVDTMMKYLDTEPTGAPHRIHIHLCQSPAAVLGIDRVEALRTERTELIGDGNVRGTGKYTDWPVQAVYRAVGYISSHLADLPFDHHAGVVPHDAGRVLDIDGIPVESTYVTGWVKRGPVGLIGHTKSDAAETISGLLSDLPGIQPAEISDPDAIFAHLRGSGIDYTTWEEWERLDAHEVALGEEQGRERIKVVPREEMISAGRQAS
- a CDS encoding DUF1214 domain-containing protein; amino-acid sequence: MYSEAFTAAIAEAEELIVAAPHIDTEADLLEGLQYLAQGIAACTHMAFHTDRDHPFLLSGTGPFTKMGLDNPDTLYFGARVNGEYEYVVTGTRGTTADLSFQVLGGGDYTDKNVPGSAIAFDDREIHIESDGSFEVRFGPGPASGSRPNYFTLGPGPAQLVMREVYSDWRAQRGTLAIARVDTAGTAPAPLTKEQIEKRYASAGKQLVNRVKTWLQFPKWFYDNLPVNTMTEPRLTPGGLATQFSSVGHYDLADDQAMIITVPKSDAPYQGFQLGSLWYISLDYINHQTSLNSSQAQVDPDGNIRMVVSNANPGVANWIETLGHRRAYLQFRWQRADRTLTAADGPTVEVVAIGDVPAKLPHYALNKISAEGWCSRIAERQTAIGARMLG
- a CDS encoding SDR family oxidoreductase, which produces MSLLDFDGKVVVVSGIGPGLGGALATKFAAAGADVVLAARTQSRLDEAAEQITATGRKALAVATDITDEASVANLVERATETFGSIDVLVNNAFSIPSMKSLEKTDYQHIRDSVELTVVGTLRLTQGFASALAQSNGAVVNINSMVIRHSQIRYGSYKIAKSALLAMSQSLATELGPQGVRVNSVVPGYMWSENLKGYFEHQAKKYGGTVEQIYEYTAANSDLKRLPTTDEVANAVLFLASNLASGITGQALDVNCGEFHA
- the dtd gene encoding D-aminoacyl-tRNA deacylase produces the protein MRVLVQRVASAAVSVDGQVVGAIRPEGQGLLALVGVTHDDDADKAAQLAEKLWQLRILDDEKSAADLGAPVLVVSQFTLYANTKKGRRPAWNAAAPGNVAEPIVAAFADALRNLGAHVEAGVFGAHMQVELINDGPVTVLLEL
- a CDS encoding nitroreductase family deazaflavin-dependent oxidoreductase, producing MLIALILIGVLVAVPLVLFTLLVAGIRMQIPAILNAIRRFNRAVTNPRVMATAGTASTSTAVIHHTGRNSRRAYETPVEAFDTHENTVLILLPYGANADWVRNVIAQGGAELVRAGETLRLTDPRVVHTDEVRAQLPAKELRMQRVFNVPDCLQLSRP
- a CDS encoding sulfotransferase family protein; amino-acid sequence: MSLESNTERTSVGTVDDLHESATRLIGLDDFGDGSVDNYREALGVLLDSYHSEAGLTPLGSKMSRVFLRGALGARLLSEAAFKAHPDHAQVAIDRPIFVTGLPRTGTTALHRLLNADPMHQGLEMWLADFPQPRPARDTWDAKPVYQQLEAQFSKHHVENPEFMGLHYMSATEVEECWQLLRQSVHSVSYECLAHVPSYAQWLSQQDWTPAYRRYKANLQLIGLNDIEKRWVLKNPSHLFALDALMEVYPDALVIQTHRPAETIIASVCSLNEHATAGWSQTFVGATLGADQLDTWARGLESFKSARTKYDEAQFCDVDYFDFISDPIGTVESIYRHFGLELSASALVEMQKMNDESQKGPRAPKHVYSLADYGLSKEVVMERFAGL